The genomic DNA tgtctgtgtgggtttcctccaggtgactgtctgtgaggagtgtggtgtgttctccctgtgtctgcgtgggtttcctccaggtgactgtctgtgaggagtgtggtgtgttctccctgtgtctgtgtgggtttcctccgggtgactgtctgtgaggagtgtggtgtgttctccctgtgtctgcgtgggtttcctccaggtgactgtctgtgaggagtggtgtgttctccctgtgtctgtgtgggtttcctccgggtgctccggtttcctcccacagtccaaacacatgttggtaggtggattggtgactcaaaagtgtccgtaggtgtgagcgaatgtgggagtgtgtgtgtgttcccctgtgaaggactggcgccccctccagggtgtattaactgccttgtgcccaatgattccaggtaggctctagacccactgtgaccctgaactggataagggttacagataatgaatgaatgaatgaatgtgtaaattAATGGTTGGATTAACCCTATATTGACTTTGCAACCAGAATTTACGTAGTTCATTTATCACTTTAATGAGGtacttttaattgtgttttcaaCAGTgcttagtcaaaaaaaaaaataataaaaaaaaaaaaaaaaaaaattaaataaaatagtgatGTGTAAAATGAAttggtttatttaaaaaatataaaataaaaatacatatggTTTGCAATGTCTTTCCATTGTTTAAGACCTGTTGTTTggccaaaaaagaaaagaagggtTTGGAAACCTTTTACCTCCCCGTACCTTCTACAGTACCTCAGTACACCAGCCTTGTCCAGATTAAACTCCTAAAACTCAGTGACACATGTAAAAGTTATTTACAAGACAAATCCCCTAATGTCTCAAAGGTGGCTTAGACTTAACTCTACACTTTGcccacactcagtattcacaGATCTATGAAAATACAATAAGGAAATGTTAATGATGTCAAAAATGGGATTTTCAGTTTAACCCTTGGCATATCAAACTAAACACAAAATCTGTCAtaggtaaatatttaaattaaatcacATGCTTCAAGGTGGcgcggtggtgcaacaggtagtgttgctgtcacacagctccaggttcctgggtgtgttctacctgtgtccacatgggttttctccagatgctcctgtttcttccagagtccaaaaacacacgttggtagattgactggctactcaaaattgACCTTAAGTGttagtaagtgtgtgagtgtgtgatgccctgtgatagagCCAAATGAGGTTGCCCACctgataaaacaaacacacccactGGGATCCCAGTGGATCAGATATGGTTTCAGGTAAATTTATGTGTAGCTCCTCAGATCATACAGTTCAGTTAGCTAGtgattttctatggagattcTACAAATAGTTTATTCCATTATTGAATGCCAGTGTGAGCACAGAGTGCTCCTTGCAGCTGAATTACCTCATTATAAGTGATGTCtacaaactttaaaaataaactgtgtTTTTAGTTATCCCAGTATGTCATACTCCATAAATAAATTGCAAAATAAATGCCATATGCTGAGAAATAATGCCTTCTTtgtttcctccagggtctcaTTTGTTACAGACTCCCTCCACCTCTCCTAGAGCAGTGACCCCACCCAGACTACCTTCTCCATTTTCTCCGCCACTGGGGACTGGAGCACTGGAGACTCACTCATTTGACGCTGCGACTCCAGCCTTAAATGGCTCTCACTTTCCTTCCTGCTCCTCTCAGAGAGACTCCAGGTCTCCCGTAGAAGATGTAGGAAGAAGGTCTGTTTGTGTAGAAGGAGAAATGGAGGCAGTGCAGGAGATGGGCTTCACTCTGATCAGACTTCTAGAGCAAAACAGAGCATCTCTTGGGTTGAGTTCAGCATCAACTGGAGCGGCAGGTAAATATCAGTCTCTGGAGTTTATAGGTGTATTAAGGATATAGTGATAcacataatcattcattcattcattcattatctgtaagtgtttatccagtcagggtagcggtgggtccagagcctacctggaattattcggcgcaaggcgggaacacaccctggaggtggcgccagtccttcacagggcaacacacacacactcgcacattcagtcacacattcacacctagagacacttttgagtcaccagtccacctaccaacgtgtgtttttggactgtgggaggaaacccacgcaaacacagggagaacacaccacactcctcacagacagtcacccggaggaaacccacgcagacacagagagaacacaccacactcctcacagacagtcacctggagtgggaatcgaagccacaacctccaggtccctagagctgtgtgactgcaacactacccaTACACATAAtcataaacagtgtaaatagtAAGTCATTTTCTAGTGTAAAATATAAGGAAAAAGTAATACTTtaacgcagcaggtagtgtcacagtcacacagctccaggaacctggaggttgtgggttctattcccgctccgggtgactgtctgtgaggagttggtgtgctctcccagtgtccgcgtgggtttcctccgggtactccggtttcctcccacagtccaaaaacacacgttggtaggtggattggcgactcaaaagtgtccgtaggtgtaagtgaatgtgtgtgtgttgccctgtgaaggactggcgccccctccatggtgtattcctgccttgctcccaatgattccatgtaggctctggacccaccgctaccctgactggataaacacttacagataatgaatgaataatactttatcgttaattctttataatttatattcttaataattctttagaataaaaagaaaatacaaggaACATGAGTATAAAAAAGTGGGTAAATTCTAAAGTGTATAACAAGGACACAGTGCCATTGAAGTGAAGCATAATAGCACACGCTTTTGGAGCAGCTCATAAATGACAGTTAGAATGTGAGAAATGGTGCCCCTTGTGGTCCAGGGGTGATTGAATGTGTTTATTGTAACAAGCAGTTTGGTAAGGTTGTAAGGTTCAGCATGTTCAACTTATCTTACTTGTTGAGTACAAAAGTGCATTTGAGTATTTTTATACCTGGCATGATAACATCCAATTGGATCATATCATAGGCTATATAAGGCAGGTCAAGTGAAGTATGTGTggcgtgtgagtgtctgagggtggtgtgtgttgtctcTGAGAGACTGTGGGAAGTGTGTGCTCTCTGAGAGTTAGtgtgtaggaaacccacgcagacacagggagaacacaccacactcctcacagacagtcacccggaggaaacccacacagacacagggagaacacaccaactcctcacagacagtcacccggaggaaacccacacagacacagggagaacacaccaactcctcacagacagtcacccggaggaaacccacacagacacagggagaacacaccaactcctaacagacagtcacccagaggaaacccacgcagacacagggagaacacaccaactcctcacagtcacccagaggaaacccacgcagacacagggagaacacaccaactcctcacagaaagtcacccggaggaaacccacacagacacagggagaacacaccaactcctcacagacagtcacccggaggaaacccacacagacacagggagaacacaccaactcctaacagacagtcacccagaggaaacccacgcagacacagggagaacacaccaactcctcacagtcacccagaggaaacccacgcagacacagggagaacacaccaactcctcacagacagtcacccggaggaaacccacacagacacagggagaacacaccaactcctcacagacagtcacccggagcgggaaacgaacccacaacctccaggcccctggagctgtgttcgATGAGGAGTTTCATATATAAAATGTTGAGAATGGAAATCCTCACTTAAGtaattatgtttatgtttacatcCACTACATCCCCAGAAACAGAAAGATATTTATCATAAATCGGATCATAATCTGCTATACTGACTTTCATTGTTGACTGAAACAAAGTAAGGGACAAGATGGTGTTATAATGCGTTATCGTCCATGTCCATGATgcactttttcattttttcaatcATGATATGGGTGTATACCTCTAGTAACAATGCATTGTACCTTTGTCAGGGGACCAAACTGGATGTCTGTTGGGGAtcatttttatgtgtgtgtgtgtgtgtgtgtgtgtgtgtgcgtgtgtgccaGGGCTGCTGAAGGTTTTGCTGGCAGAGCGAGAGGAGATGCTGGCAGAGATTCAGAGCCTAAAGGAGACATTGAAGGTTGGCAGAAACCTATCTTCAGAGAAGTCATGATCCTAAAGGCGTGACTTGTTTTCTCTTTAGACATTAAACAAATCATAAATCAAAGTATTAAACAGCattggttttatttttggtGATTTTAGAGCTTACAGATTCATTGAAGTCTtttgttaaattttttttaaaaatgtaccacCATCTGATACATTACAACAGTTTACTAGTTTACTGAACAAAAAAGTCGTGGATATAATAATATTTCACAGTAAAGAATATATTAATCTTATAGAGATACACTACACAGTTCCCCAAACTATCTTCTGTATTCAAGGCCATTTTTGCCCCCCTTTTTTGCTGGAGTAACAGGttctactcttctaggaaggctttataTTAAATTCTGGAGTggattgctgtgaagatttggttGTACTCAGCCTCATAAACAGTAATAATATCAGGTGATGATTAGTGTGTGGATCATATTACACACAGCAGCTCCAGCAATACCAAAAGCCTACTGATTATGCAGGATATCCGCTCTACAGCTCAGTTTTACAGATGGTGAATAATCCACAGATGATACTCAATATTTATGATTAACAGAATAACATTAATAACTATTAACGGCAGAGTCTAAGTTGTCTTTTATACTTTGAATGCAGAGTTACTAAtgtatgtgctgtgtgtgtctcctgtgtgtgtttcctgtgtgtgtgtgctgtctctACGGTCAGTCAGAGCGAGAGGAGTGGGGTCAGTTTGAGTCCGATCTGAGAGTCGCTGTGTCCGTGGCGGACCGCCTGAGACTAGAGGCAGAggagagtgtgaagaacctcagagatacaaatacacacaccctCCTGCATCTGGATGAAACAATGACAAAGCAGagccagacagagagagagctggagagagTGAGGGCAGAATTGTCAGAAACCCAacaaacactccacacactcactttacagcatcaacacacactcactaagctcaacacactcacttcacagcatcaacacacactcaccgagcTCGGCACACTTAGAAATGTGCATCAGCACACACTATCTGAgctgaacacactcacacaggcgcaccaaaacacacactctgagctgaacacactcacattacagcatcaacacacacttactgagCTGAACACACTCAAACAGAGGAGCAGAGTCCCAACCAGGGACGATCAACAGTGTCAAAATAtagaagataaaataaaaaatcagaaCACAACAACAGAGCGAAGAGATGAGATTTCAAGGAAGCTGGAGCTGAATGATGCTGAAgagatgaatgagtgtgtgttaaaaaaGAAGGATCCACAGACGCCTGGAGAGGAATCAGAGAAATCTGATAAATGTCCTTTAGGAAAACAAGAGAGGGAGGACAGAAAGAGGAAGGATTGCAGCCCTGTGAGAGGGACACAGAGGATTATTATGCTATCAGAGAGGTCCAGGTAAGTAAACAGCTGTGTTATATCACTATCAGCTGGACCACCTTTTAGCTTttgagaaaaaggagaaaatcaagctccactctCGCTTCAGATCATAACACATCCGCAAGTGTGTCCATCTTTTTACTGTGAGGGAAAAAATGCAGGATGTGGAGCTACAGAGAAGCTTGgcctgagaaaaggaaatagaaaagAAAGAATGTTTACACATTATTCTCAGACTATATACTGGGTTCAGCTCTCATATCACTGAATGTGCGTTGTGTTTGTGATATTACAACGCTGTAATTAAAGCAATCAGATTCTAaaagtgtttacatttacaaaattcaATCAAGTTCGTCtaagtttcttttttctttgcaCATTTGTCAGTTCAGATgcttgttttattgcattttgcaCATGTTGCAAATCCCAATCAACAACATATGATTTGACCAAGAGTGTTAGAAAGTCTgcacaccattaatgcagatCATCACAAGATTATGAAAGAGGAAAAAGTCTACTAATTTCAGTCAGCCAACGTCAGTGATGTCttataaaacacaatatatataatttttttcccaCAGGAGCCTTTCTCAGATCCCTCTGCCTGGCCACTCATCACCCATTTTGTATGGGAGCTCACAGAACCTCACTAGTACCACCAGCACAATCAAGGTAAAGCTTAACTTAATTTGTAGTGGGTTTAGCAATTGGTCGTTTATATTGATTTGCCAAAATAACACAAACCAACTAAACAATCTAAAGAATGCAAACATTCTGATTTATGATGAATGcactgataaaataaaataaagctttaATTTAATGTTGGGGACATGTTTTCCCTTGTCCTGAAGAGTAATCGCTTTGTAGTTGTAAGCGTTTTGACCTGATGGATTATGGCCTACTGCTTTCAGCTTTAATCCATGTGATATTTACATATTGCGGTGTGTGTAGAGATGGGTATTTACACAAAGCCATACTGCAGAATAAGTAACCTTTATTTGCCCTTAAAAAAGACACAGGAGAAAAGGTAGCAAGTGAATGGGGAGTATTTGGGCTTGCTGTGTAGCGAGATTCTGGGGCACCACGTGCCTGCGGACAACCTTCTGCTACACGGTGAGTCCCCAACAACACATCATGCTACACACCAAGCCCAAACTCACAGAATACATGTACAACAACactacccccacacacacaacaaacagcAACCAAATATAACCCAAAACAACAAATATGGGGAGCCTGAGGTGCATGCTGGAAGCTCCCTCACGATCCCTGTGCCCCACCCAGAGTCCGGTGCCACTACAATTTCTAATTATGAGCTGGTTAAAGGAGAGTTTTAAATCATAacagtggggttttttttgtcctGGTGTGTGGTGTATAGAATGGAGAAGCAGTAAAAAGCAGAAGACCAGAGTCTCTGTTACAGCGACAGGACAACTGGTCCAGAAGGCCCCAAGGTGAGCTTGGTTTGAGTCCCAGTGCTGCTACATGCTGCCTATAGCTTCAGAATATGATTGCCTGTGATTTCTCTGGCTGGGTTAGACTTGGTTAGGGCTAGTCTTtctataatttatataatatgaatgtacagggtgggcaattaatatggatacaccttaataaaatgggaatggttggtgatattaacttcctgtttgcagcacattagtatatgggaggggggaaaattttcaagatggttggtgaccatggtggctaTTTacgaagttggccattttggatccaacttttgtttttttaataggaagagggtcatgtgacacatcaaacttattgggaatttcacaagaaaaacaattggTTTCAACATAacattattctttcatgagttatttccAAGTTTCTgagcacttataaaatgtgttcaaagtgctgcccattgtatTGGATTggcaatgcaaccctcttctcccactcttcacacactgatagcaacaccgcaggagaaatactagcacaggcttccagtatctgtagtttcatgGCTGACTGGTGTATGGAGCTACTGTGAGGCAATTAAACATCACTCCCCACTACAATCAGAACACATGATCTATACATCTGAAAGCACAAGGTTATATATTTAGTTTATCTTCTTTAAAGGTGCACATCTATGAACAAGGGAGTCTTCTAAAGGGACTTAAAGGAATGTTTAATGTTAGAgtaataactaataataatacgtAAGCTGTGTATGTTTATATCTTGAAGGCAAACAAGAAGTTGACGCTGGCTGTGGGTCACTGTCTGCATCGAGCAGTAAAATCAGGTCAAAAATATCTGCACTGAACTGGAATGCTACATCCTGCCCTACTTTGCCTTGAGCTGTCAATGTacatttgttattgttttggtTCTTGACTCCTCCCTAGCCATAATGTTTCTGTCATAACCATAGCCCTTCTGTCATTTCCACCAAGTGATTTTTTGTCTGGGCTCAATCATGTAAACCCCCTTTGCTTGCCTTTGCTTGGGACATGCTTTATTTATTGATCCGTTGCCCCGgttctctgtgttctggtttcttTTGTCAGTGTGTTTAGTAAATGTTTCTTTTACAAGTTCTGTGTATTGTGTTCTGAATTAAGgcatttgctttgttttttttatttgttcctaTTGTTTGACACTATGGACTCTGCTGAGAAATACAGCTAGCACTTGCCCCTGCCTCGATACAAGGAAGACTGTTCTACTCTATAGTAATGATGACTGGCATTGTGCCAGAATCTTTAGGTATAtgttaatgtgtaattttattcaccttccaccaacactgttttctctgctggtgttctcaggTGTCAGGATGGTTTCAGTTTGCTGCTGCGGCGTCACGGTGGCTCCAGGAGGAATTCTCTCCTCCGCTGGAGCCAAAGCCGCACTCAAGGATATGAGGTgagatacatttttaatcaGCCTCACTTTCAGTGGAGCCAAACGATATTAATTACCTTAATTGGGGTAATCAATATGTctaaaagtttgtggacacctgtgtATTCAAATAATTCTAATTTGAAGGGTTTTACATGAGAGTTTATTCCTAGAGTCACAGTCCCTACTCTGAAAGGCGTCAGTCTAGATTTCCAAAACATGTGGTGAGGTTTTGATGGCATTCCCCACATGAGAAAATTTAATAAGATTAAAGgatattggatggtgctccatcacccCAGAGCACACAGTCCAGTTAAATAAAGGCATTTCACAGTCTGATGGACTGCTGCACCAGAGCATcctgtttttatgtttatgtgtAAAGAGTCCACAATGAGTAGCTCAAGTAGCTGAACCCACTCATTACCGGAGCACAGGGGTTTACATACAGGGGTTTATTGGTTTAATTTCCCAGCTTTTGCAACAGCAGCAAATAATAATCCTCAATCCATCTTTTCAACAGAATGTAGAAATAACGAATTTCAGCAGCAGCTGGGAGGACGGTCTGGCCTTTTGTGCGATTTATCATTCCTACCTGCCCTCACACATTCCCTACAGCTCTCTGAAGGCGGACGACAAGGTAAGAAGCTATAGAGTTCGATGATAGTGTTAACTATTTctatttgcattaaaaaaatgaaggtAGGACGTCTCATTAGCAATGTTTCTACTgactttatatatattattacctGGCTTATTTGGCTATATTACTTAATTATAGCCAAAacttttaaaacttttaaatgCAAAAGGGGAGATTTCTTATGTAccgttttttctctctctctgttgaaaAGTGtcagtttttcttttaaaaactcTCTCATCTGTTGTTGAGGTACATAAGGGGAATTTGTCACTGTCATATGCTGCAATGAATAGTGACAATGCTgaagcaaaaacaaaactgtcCATTGATGCTCTGAAAGACCATCTTGATAAAAGAGCATGCTCTGAATTAAAGCAATCTGTTACAGAAGCAGAATCTGGATCTAGCCTTCCAGACTGGTGACAAGGTGGGGATTAAAGCAACTCTGGTAAGTCCCACGTCAAACCCTGCACAGAGTCACAGCCTCAGACAGGCCATGAGTAGTTTAACTGAACAAAATTCTGCACGTGTCAAgttccgtagtttcaggtgctgcacatctcatatcttcacagcatagacaattgtcttcagatgaccccaaagataaaagtctaagggggtcagatcgggagactatctttgtaccccatataccacaccataccgtccagatgtgcagcacctgaaactacggatactggaagcctgtgctagcatttctcctgcggtgttgctatcagtgtgtgaagagtgggagaagagggttgcattgccaatccaacacaatgggcagcactttgaacacattttataagtggtcagaaacttgtaaataactcatgaaagaataaagttatgttaaaatcaagcacaccattgtttttcttgtgaaattcccaatgagtttgatgtgtcacatgtccctcttcccattgaaaaaacaaaagttgaatccaaaatggccgacttcaaaatggccaccatggtcaccaccctcccatatactaatgtgccacaaacaggaagttaatatcaccaaccattcccattttattaaggtgtatccatattaaTGCCCCACCCTGTACATGCATTGTTTTAGATGTGAATCACTTCATGGAAGTGTATCGTGATTCACTCTGagtctcactcatgtttaggaacgcaccacaagggggtgctattcaggGCTTTGCATCAATGTTAATGTTTACTTATTCTAAGTAAAATTACATCTAGATAGGGAACAAACATATATCTACGACAGTTTTAGAGTTTTAGAGCCATTTAAAATAAGATTCCgaaattaaagtcagaattcagGGCATGTATTTTCACAGGATACAGTTAATGATCATGAAAATGATAGATCCAGAGTGAGTGGATCCAGTATttatttctgaaatgaaggataaTCCTCtggtgttttcttctttttatggTTTCTATTCTTCTTGGAAGGTTTTACCCTCGATGAACATTGCTGTTGgcgatttgattgcattcaactCTGGTAGAACATGACCTCTGTCCTGAGGTGAGCACATGCCAATTATCTTATGTTTGTTGTTTGCAGACGGTGGAGGAGATGCTGAGAGAGGAAGGTCCTGACTGGCAGAAGGTTCTGGGTTATGTAGAAAACATGTATCGCCACTTTGAAATGTGAGCTCATCAGTTACACTTCTGTTGTATTATACTCCACTTTTACATCCACTTTCCTGGAGCACATAGGGATTAAAGGATGATCCCTAAAACAGGCCACTATTACAGAACTGTAAAAATGTCGCAAATACAGTTCTGCATATATACTATATGTCAACGTTTGTGTATATCTGTTTACTCCATCTCCTCCCAGAAGTCTTGAATGGTGCTCAAAAACTCTAGAGAACACACTTCCACGGCACCACAGCCAAATGCTTTGAcacattttcaaatgtatttaatgcTCTTCATTAGAGATTAGACAAGCTTTGGCTATGTGACTGAATATCTGTGCCCTCAGTGTACGAACCGTAAATacctgaattcattcattacaagagctgtctacaaacatttgtttatgtaGTGCATTTAGTGGCCTTTGTTATATTTGAGCACTGTAATAGGACTCAAGGATAGTCTATGTTCAATGCAAGTCTTCCAGCTGATATTAGCACTTTATTTATTGCAGAGTAACCAGTGATCAGCACGTCATAAATGGCCTGTCAATATTTAAAGGGAAATTCCAGCACCGTTTCTAAATGTCCATGTGATTCATTTGCTGAAGCGAATAGTGACTGAGGCTGGATTGGTGTGGTGTAAAATGTTCTGTCAGATGGTGGTGACTGGAACCAGTTTCCTGCCTTTAAATCCACAAAGAAACATTTCAgttgaaatatttataaatgcatCCTTCTTTGAGACACTTTTTATGAGTTttcagatttttaagtaaatataaaatttttTTACGAACCATATTTTTATTCATCATATTCCCATATagtaggtggcacggtggtgcagcaggtagtgtcgcagtcacacagctccagggacctggaggtagtgggttcaagtcctgctccgggtaactgtctgtgaggagtgtggtgtgttctccctgtgtctgtgtgggtttcctccgggtgctccggtttcctcccacgatccaaaaacacactttggtaggtggattggtgacttaaaagtgtccaattcagggtcacggtgggtccagagcctacctggaatcattgggcccaaggcaggaattcactctggagggagcgccagtccttcacatggcaacacacacacacacatattcactcacacctacggacacttttgagtcaccaatccacctaccaacgtgtgtttttggactgtgggaggaaacccacacagacacagggagaacacaccacactcctcacagacagtcacccggaggaaacccacgcagacacagggagaacagagagctgtgtgactgcgacactaacctgctgcgccactgtgccgcccatcaGAACATCTTGATGTGTGCATCAGAAAGTCATTCTGTTTGAAGGATGTCCGACTACAGAAATGTGCTGTGAGTATAAGGCTCTAAAACACCTAGAACTTTCTGACGTGCAGCAGAAATAAAATCCTTCAAGAAGAGGACAAGGCTGCTGTAATACTATCGTAAATGCTATGTTTTAATCAAATACGCCTATAATGTATTCCCTTGTATGGCATTATTCACGGCAGTAGGAGCTGATATATCTGCACATGCTGTAGGCAGTAATATAGTTTATGACCTAAAAGGACCTTACTGTGAACTCTAGACTATTTGCATGTTATCATTTTAAACACCCCTCACAAGCTGCTCctgataaaaatgtttattgcaCACTGGGATCGGACACATGTAACatgttaaacaatacaataaaaaaacaataaccttACAAAATTAGCTTGATAAACATTAGTGTTttgctaaaatatattttgcatgAGCACAAGATGATGTAAGAACTCTGGCAGAGGATAGAAATGTCATATTTTGAAGCCAAGGCATGCACTGCTATGGTTTTAAGGAAATATGCACCACATTTTGAACAGTGGATGTATAATCATGAGTTACACATGTCCACATGCACCTTTGCTTTAGAAACTCGCTTCCTGGTCATTTCAACTTTTTGCAAAGTGCAGCTGCTTCATTGTAAATAGACTGTCAGCTGAGATTTTGTCAGAATTTGTAGCTTTCTCTTTCatctgtgtgtgaaagagagagtgagtgagggagagagaaaacaaacatcGGTTTCAAATGTAATTCAGATCTTAGTGGTCATGTATTGAAACTTGTAGCATTTGTATTTAAGCTTAGGTCTGTAGCTGAACACATGCTTTTGGAGTCATTTTTCAGCCGTAGTGTAAACTCTGTAAAAACCAGATCCTCTGGATGTCTTCAGAAAGCCCAGGTTCCATCTTCAAATGACTAATTTCCATTGCTTCGATGAGAAAATCACAGGGtttggtggtgtttgtgttaaaCCCTGAATACAGACAGCAAAAAGCTTGTGTGCAAATGAATAAGAATAAAAACGACAGAAAATGGCATGAAAAAGAATCATTAAAAAGCTGGAATGACAAAGGAATGTGGTGTGCTTCTTGAAGCTGCTTCGTGATTGAAGAAATAATTCTGTCTCCAGATGAGAAAGAGCAGGTCAGTTTGGGGAACACATCTGTGCATTAGTCAGTTTCTTTAGGAGGCTGGGATTCCTCCACCAATCG from Hoplias malabaricus isolate fHopMal1 chromosome 7, fHopMal1.hap1, whole genome shotgun sequence includes the following:
- the LOC136702614 gene encoding cytospin-A-like — protein: MGNTTGSHLLQTPSTSPRAVTPPRLPSPFSPPLGTGALETHSFDAATPALNGSHFPSCSSQRDSRSPVEDVGRRSVCVEGEMEAVQEMGFTLIRLLEQNRASLGLSSASTGAAGLLKVLLAEREEMLAEIQSLKETLKSEREEWGQFESDLRVAVSVADRLRLEAEESVKNLRDTNTHTLLHLDETMTKQSQTERELERVRAELSETQQTLHTLTLQHQHTLTKLNTLTSQHQHTLTELGTLRNVHQHTLSELNTLTQAHQNTHSELNTLTLQHQHTLTELNTLKQRSRVPTRDDQQCQNIEDKIKNQNTTTERRDEISRKLELNDAEEMNECVLKKKDPQTPGEESEKSDKCPLGKQEREDRKRKDCSPVRGTQRIIMLSERSRSLSQIPLPGHSSPILYGSSQNLTSTTSTIKNGEAVKSRRPESLLQRQDNWSRRPQGKQEVDAGCGSLSASSSKIRCQDGFSLLLRRHGGSRRNSLLRWSQSRTQGYENVEITNFSSSWEDGLAFCAIYHSYLPSHIPYSSLKADDKKQNLDLAFQTGDKVGIKATLTVEEMLREEGPDWQKVLGYVENMYRHFEM